One Bos taurus isolate L1 Dominette 01449 registration number 42190680 breed Hereford chromosome 3, ARS-UCD2.0, whole genome shotgun sequence DNA window includes the following coding sequences:
- the LOC507767 gene encoding LOW QUALITY PROTEIN: T-cell surface glycoprotein CD1b-1-like (The sequence of the model RefSeq protein was modified relative to this genomic sequence to represent the inferred CDS: substituted 1 base at 1 genomic stop codon): protein MLLLPLLLLAVIVPGGDNEDDKTFQGPTSFHVIQISTFANSTWAQNQGSGWLDNLQIHGLDSDSGTAIFLKPWSKGNLSDEEVTELEELFRVYLIGFTXEVQDHVSEFQLEYPFVIQGIAGCEMHTGKAIGSFLKRAFRGLDFVSVKNDSCAPAPEGGSKAQRFCALIIQYQAICDTIAKLLLETCPQYLLSVLDAGKAELQRQVKPEAWLSSGPTPGPGRLLLVCHVSGFYPKPVRVMWMRGEQEQPGTQQGDLMPNADWTWYVRITLDVAAGEVAGLSCRVRHSSLGDQDIILYWGHPTSTGLIFVAIIVPSLILLICLALWFWRRWSYQTIM from the exons ATGCTGCTTCTGCCACTTCTATTGCTAGCAGTTATTGTGCCAGGTGGTGACAATGAGGATGATAAGA CATTCCAGGGGCCAACCTCCTTCCATGTCATCCAGATTTCGACATTTGCCAACAGCACTTGGGCTCAAAATCAAGGCTCAGGCTGGTTGGACAATTTGCAGATTCATGGCTTGGACAGTGACTCAGGCACTGCCATCTTCCTGAAGCCCTGGTCTAAGGGCAACTTGAGTGATGAGGAGGTGACTGAGCTGGAGGAACTATTTAGAGTCTATCTCATTGGATTTACTTGAGAAGTGCAGGACCATGTCAGTGAATTCCAGTTGGAAT ACCCCTTTGTGATCCAGGGCATAGCAGGCTGTGAGATGCATACTGGGAAGGCCATAGGAAGCTTCTTGAAGAGAGCTTTCAGAGGATTGGATTTCGTGAGCGTCAAGAATGATTCATGTGCACCTGCCCCAGAAGGCGGCAGCAAGGCCCAGCGTTTCTGTGCACTCATCATTCAGTACCAAGCTATCTGTGACACTATAGCTAAGCTCCTCTTAGAAACCTGCCCTCAATATCTCTTGAGTGTccttgatgcagggaaagcaGAACTGCAGAGGCAAG TGAAGCCTGAagcctggctgtccagtggcccCACTCCTGGGCCTGGCCGCCTACTGCTGGTGTGCCACGTCTCAGGATTCTACCCAAAACCTGTGCGGGTGATGTGGATGAGGGGCGAGCAGGAGCAGCCTGGCACTCAGCAAGGAGACCTCATGCCCAATGCAGACTGGACTTGGTATGTCCGAATAACCTTGGATGTGGCAGCTGGAGAGGTGGCTGGCCTGAGTTGCCGAGTGAGGCACAGCAGTCTAGGAGACCAGGACATCATCTTGTACTGGG GACACCCCACCTCCACTGGCCTGATATTTGTGGCAATAATAGTGCCCTCCCTCATCCTTTTGATCTGTCTTGCATTATGGTTTTGGAGGCGCTG GTCATATCAGACTATCATGTGA